One segment of Arthrobacter sp. MMS18-M83 DNA contains the following:
- a CDS encoding PadR family transcriptional regulator encodes MARAALTPLGVAALALLVEAPMHPYEMYQLLMARHEDRLVKVRPGTLYHAVGRLEESGFVEATGIDRAGNRPERTTYRITGAGREALTERLQDMLAEPVNEYPSFPHAIAEAHNLPSGVVLELLDHRVANLQNQLDFLLRGEEAVAAKGVEPKFWIDIKYQQSMLRTEIDWIRGFQNDLRSGQLPW; translated from the coding sequence ATGGCACGAGCCGCACTGACTCCACTTGGGGTCGCTGCACTTGCCCTCCTTGTCGAGGCACCCATGCACCCTTACGAGATGTACCAGCTCCTGATGGCGCGCCACGAGGATCGCTTGGTAAAGGTGCGGCCGGGGACGCTTTACCACGCAGTGGGGCGCCTGGAAGAGAGTGGCTTTGTCGAGGCGACTGGTATTGACCGCGCCGGCAACCGGCCTGAGCGCACAACCTACCGGATCACCGGAGCTGGCCGGGAGGCGTTGACCGAGCGCCTCCAGGACATGCTGGCCGAACCCGTGAACGAATACCCGAGCTTCCCCCACGCGATAGCCGAGGCACACAACCTGCCCTCCGGCGTCGTGCTCGAACTCCTTGACCACCGGGTAGCGAACCTGCAAAACCAACTCGACTTCCTGCTTCGCGGTGAAGAAGCAGTCGCCGCCAAGGGCGTCGAGCCGAAGTTCTGGATAGATATCAAGTACCAACAGTCAATGCTGCGTACGGAAATCGACTGGATCCGCGGCTTCCAGAATGATCTCCGCAGCGGGCAGTTGCCATGGTAA
- a CDS encoding DHA2 family efflux MFS transporter permease subunit gives MENVTKPWPALWSLVVGFFMILIDTTIVSVANPRIMEGLHTDINAVIWVTSAYLLAYAVPLLITGRLGDRFGPKNLYLIGLVVFTLASLWCGLSDDIGTLITARVVQGIGAAMMTPQTMAVITRIFPPDRRGAAMGLWGATAGMAILVGPILGGVLVDGLGWQWIFFVNVPIGIVAFVLVTRLVPKLTTHSHKFDVVGVLLSAAGMFLLVFGIQEGQSYKWGTVTGTITVWGLIITGLVVLAVFVLWQWLLERRGGEPLLPLGLFKDRNFSLGNTTIMAVGFTITAFPLPTIFYYQVVRGLTPTQSALLMIPMAVISGALAPFVGKLIDRINPRWFAAFGLVCLSGALFWTSTLLKPDTPIWMFLLPSALQGVANGFIWGPVSNATTRNLPPRSAGAGSGVFNTTRQIGAVLGSAAIAALIQSRLAAELPAAPPGAAPAGEGGFAGKLPEFLHGGFSTAMSQSVLLPAFAILLGAVAALLFGKPKAVQGWGSPAGVPEVKPETVSQDGGQGSR, from the coding sequence ATGGAAAACGTAACTAAACCGTGGCCCGCACTGTGGTCCCTCGTGGTCGGGTTCTTCATGATCCTGATCGATACCACCATCGTTTCCGTGGCGAACCCGCGGATCATGGAGGGCCTCCACACCGATATCAACGCCGTCATCTGGGTGACGAGCGCTTACCTCCTCGCGTACGCGGTTCCGTTGCTGATCACCGGCAGGCTCGGTGACCGGTTCGGGCCCAAGAACCTGTACCTGATCGGCCTCGTCGTCTTCACCCTTGCTTCGCTGTGGTGCGGGCTTTCAGACGACATCGGCACGCTGATCACGGCCAGGGTGGTTCAGGGCATCGGCGCTGCCATGATGACTCCGCAAACCATGGCCGTCATCACCCGCATCTTCCCGCCGGACCGCCGTGGCGCAGCCATGGGCCTCTGGGGAGCCACCGCCGGTATGGCCATCCTCGTGGGCCCGATCCTCGGCGGCGTGCTGGTTGACGGCCTCGGCTGGCAGTGGATCTTCTTCGTCAATGTTCCCATCGGCATCGTCGCGTTCGTCCTCGTGACCCGCCTGGTCCCGAAGCTGACCACACACAGCCACAAGTTCGACGTCGTGGGTGTGCTGCTGTCCGCCGCAGGCATGTTCCTGCTGGTCTTCGGCATCCAAGAGGGCCAGAGCTACAAGTGGGGCACTGTTACCGGAACCATTACGGTGTGGGGCCTGATCATCACGGGCCTTGTTGTCCTGGCCGTGTTTGTCCTGTGGCAGTGGCTGCTTGAGCGCCGCGGCGGTGAGCCCTTGCTGCCCCTGGGACTGTTCAAGGACCGTAACTTCTCGCTGGGCAACACCACCATCATGGCGGTGGGGTTCACCATCACTGCGTTCCCGCTGCCCACCATTTTCTACTACCAGGTGGTCCGCGGACTGACTCCCACGCAGTCCGCGCTGCTCATGATCCCCATGGCCGTGATCTCCGGAGCGCTGGCGCCTTTCGTTGGCAAGCTGATCGACCGGATCAACCCGCGGTGGTTCGCCGCATTCGGCCTCGTCTGCCTGTCCGGGGCACTCTTCTGGACCTCGACGCTCTTGAAGCCGGACACTCCCATCTGGATGTTCCTGCTGCCCAGCGCCCTCCAGGGTGTGGCCAACGGTTTCATCTGGGGCCCGGTCTCCAACGCCACCACCCGCAACCTCCCGCCGCGCTCTGCGGGCGCCGGTTCCGGTGTTTTCAACACGACACGCCAGATCGGTGCGGTACTGGGGTCGGCCGCGATTGCTGCCCTGATCCAGTCCCGGCTCGCGGCCGAGCTGCCGGCGGCTCCTCCAGGTGCCGCCCCGGCCGGCGAGGGTGGATTCGCCGGGAAGTTGCCTGAATTCCTACATGGCGGCTTCTCGACGGCGATGAGCCAGTCGGTCTTGCTGCCGGCCTTCGCGATCCTGCTGGGGGCAGTAGCAGCGTTGTTGTTCGGCAAACCCAAAGCCGTCCAGGGTTGGGGCTCCCCGGCGGGTGTTCCCGAGGTCAAACCTGAGACCGTTTCGCAGGACGGCGGCCAGGGGAGCCGTTAG
- a CDS encoding GNAT family N-acetyltransferase translates to MELDAGSAEIVLLAWARHLGFDDEAFSFVPGSPAARLGERLVREDEDAESITFVRLFGRSALVAPAWAVAAAVELSDDQLSEHSALLRLSREHGGHGLGTSALLFADDLPLFQPGGEVTVSHGHPEAIDLEGRCPPDDVNEVHLSRMEHHFTVMDGNDPGRQPVACGAYAEWQGILADMGVLVPPELRRQGLGTLAASIAAHEALASGLTLQWRTALDNRGSLALARRLGFVDGGIQTSVLLR, encoded by the coding sequence ATGGAACTTGATGCGGGATCGGCCGAAATTGTGCTGCTGGCCTGGGCCCGGCATTTAGGGTTCGACGACGAAGCCTTCAGTTTCGTCCCTGGCTCACCTGCGGCCCGCCTCGGGGAGCGGTTGGTCCGGGAAGACGAGGACGCTGAATCCATCACCTTCGTGCGGCTCTTTGGCCGCTCCGCCCTGGTGGCTCCGGCATGGGCGGTGGCTGCCGCCGTCGAGCTCTCGGACGATCAGCTGAGCGAGCATTCCGCGTTGTTGCGACTCAGCCGCGAGCACGGGGGCCATGGCCTCGGAACATCCGCGTTGCTCTTCGCCGACGACCTTCCCCTCTTCCAACCCGGAGGCGAGGTCACTGTGTCCCACGGCCATCCCGAGGCGATCGATTTGGAGGGCAGATGCCCTCCGGACGACGTCAATGAAGTCCACCTTTCAAGGATGGAGCACCATTTCACGGTGATGGATGGCAACGATCCGGGCCGCCAACCCGTGGCTTGCGGAGCCTACGCCGAATGGCAGGGGATCCTCGCGGATATGGGCGTCCTGGTGCCGCCGGAATTGCGCCGGCAAGGGCTGGGGACTTTGGCCGCCTCGATCGCGGCCCACGAGGCCCTTGCCTCCGGCCTGACGCTGCAATGGCGAACGGCTCTGGACAACCGCGGGTCGCTCGCCTTGGCGCGGAGGCTTGGATTCGTCGACGGCGGTATCCAGACTTCCGTGCTGCTTCGCTAG